From a single Macrobrachium rosenbergii isolate ZJJX-2024 chromosome 7, ASM4041242v1, whole genome shotgun sequence genomic region:
- the LOC136840384 gene encoding uncharacterized protein, with protein MATETEALGANLHADTLIQTVYDDAVHHVIEIGSEIEQYLAGTGEPALEILQNYSSDLQGALQNLENTWLHYQSVLTRNPDLLGPKLRDYRAAGRNARKIRNDLSAKINEKTLSKVSDTGISPNKGNGALPLPRLPHIKIPDFDGKYQEWPAFWDLYSSVIHNRTDITSVLKFSILRSSLKGNAFRVIEGLSITNQNYDVAIQMLKETYLDSSRLTRSLLREFSNLPSPRHNYEELLNFRLAYRKLMLQASNNEVNVEQSESLLTNILLQKLSPETSKLLISKYQTFDLSLSQISEGLKYALDLFEYCKELSSHDSKSVGHNPLKVASIVSRSDSGKVGDRYKIISAGSQRSNSVNIQPKHKPCLFCNENHAAKYCSNYPSVESRRQKLRELSLCFLCLQPGHVVSNCKTQVKCRHCDGRHHTFLCFKLCNNKVLNPSKSMDRVNVQSQKSVKGDSVQSVSSSSVTTSDLGNNGSVSVQSSAVLPRYCSEGKLVSTAIPTATVQVSGGGTKLQTRTFFDTGSQRSFICPSLVQELNLKTLDRITLSLSPFGCDPVSVTCDLVKVVVRLGKSRISVKALVHNNVDTCIFTPGIAKVATFLRSKGVKLADHYLTSDNVNCIQLIIGVDYFHKFIHNQSSTMGICTFSTAGGALIYGPMPQWSYDQSMNIVATQHVICARVGVMDLCSECCSISNLWELDAIGIKEFDLSPEERRMVEQFEHSIHKVNNQYVVSLPFKSSCRPPTNYRIALGQLKSLMGKFISDPLLWHHYSSILSEYLNLGFIESVPPSEPIKGHYLPYHHVKKDSSTTPIRIVFNASFKRSGTYSLNECLLTGPSLTTKLFESLLAFRTNPWAVISDISKAFLRIGIDESSRDWCRFVWMTDTTDPSIIVSYRFKVVCFGATCSPFLLQSTLNYHFNNHSHPLAKSLMSCFYVDNFLCTYENVEQMLADYPVINHILEQAGMPLQEWVSNSAQFNEYICAEKLVNDKNGVTSVLGINWNIFSDVLNVKPCSVNDSSVTKRSILSCVASVFDPFGLVSPVVILGKILISDLWKLNLKWDEPVSPEIIERFNRVKEQLLTVSTIEFPRFAVSPGKCQLHIFCDSSQKAFGAVAYSVDLSSQTSNLLVSKARVCPQKKLTMPKLELTSVNIGCKLANTLMKISHLKFQSCFIWSDSEVTIARIRSDKCQDPYVRNRVKEIRDSAFPIMYVSSRENPADLLSRGCDIKVLLASSLWKYGPDWLISGDYPPQKEYLVDMSLNVSVNEIIAEPVNVMPPHNY; from the coding sequence ATGGCTACAGAGACAGAAGCGCTAGGTGCAAATTTGCATGCTGATACACTCATTCAGACAGTGTATGATGATGCTGTCCATCATGTTATAGAGATAGGAAGTGAGATAGAGCAGTACTTGGCAGGCACAGGTGAACCTGCTCTTGAAATTCTTCAGAATTATAGTAGTGACCTGCAAGGTGCTTTGCAGAATCTGGAGAATACTTGGCTTCATTATCAGTCAGTGTTGACTAGAAATCCTGATTTATTGGGTCCCAAATTACGAGACTATAGAGCTGCTGGTCGCAATGCTAGGAAAATCAGAAATGATTTATCTgctaaaattaatgagaaaacccTGTCTAAGGTTAGTGATACAGGTATTTCTCCTAATAAGGGGAATGGTGCACTTCCCTTGCCAAGGTTACCACATATAAAGATACCAGATTTTGATGGTAAGTATCAGGAATGGCCAGCATTTTGGGATTTGTACAGTAGTGTCATTCATAACCGTACTGATATAACCAGTGTTTTGAAGTTCAGTATTTTAAGGTCCAGTCTCAAAGGTAATGCTTTTAGGGTTATAGAAGGTCTTAGTATTACTAATCAGAATTATGATGTGGCTATACAGATGCTGAAAGAGACCTATCTCGATAGTAGCCGTCTAACTCGTTCCTTGCTTAGAGAGTTTAGTAATTTACCCTCTCCCAGACATAATTATGAAGAATTGTTGAATTTTAGACTTGCTTATAGGAAGCTGATGTTGCAGGCAAGTAATAATGAAGTCAATGTAGAACAGTCTGAGTCTCTCCTTACAAATATTTTGCTCCAGAAGTTGTCGCCGGAGACATCAAAGTTACTTATCAGCAAATATCAAACATTTGATCTTTCACTCTCTCAGATTTCAGAAGGGTTGAAGTATGCACTAGATTTGTTTGAATACTGTAAAGAACTAAGTTCTCATGATTCGAAATCAGTTGGTCATAACCCTCTAAAAGTAGCTTCCATTGTGTCTCGGTCAGATTCAGGTAAGGTAGgagatagatataaaataatttctgcagGTAGCCAGCGGTCAAATTCGGTTAATATTCAACCAAAACATAAGCCCTGTTTGTTCTGTAATGAAAACCATGCAGCCAAGTATTGTAGTAATTATCCTAGTGTGGAATCTCGTAGACAGAAGTTGAGAGAACTTAGTTTATGCTTTTTATGTTTACAGCCAGGTCATGTAGTTAGTAACTGCAAAACACAGGTGAAGTGTAGACACTGTGATGGACGTCATCATACTTTCCTTTGTTTCAAGCTGTGTAACAACAAAGTACTGAATCCTTCAAAGTCCATGGACAGAGTTAATGTTCAAAGCCAGAAATCTGTCAAAGGTGATTCCGTACAGAGTGTTAGTTCAAGTTCTGTTACCACAAGTGATTTGGGTAATAATGGTTCTGTATCTGTACAGTCAAGTGCAGTATTACCTCGATATTGTTCGGAAGGTAAGTTAGTTTCAACTGCAATACCTACAGCAACTGTTCAAGTTTCAGGTGGTGGCACAAAATTGCAAACACGTACCTTTTTTGATACAGGTTCCCAGAGATCATTTATTTGTCCCTCACTTGTACAGGAGTTAAACCTTAAGACTTTGGATAGGATTACACTATCCCTTTCTCCATTTGGGTGTGACCCAGTGTCAGTTACTTGTGATCTGGTTAAGGTGGTGGTTCGCTTGGGTAAATCAAGAATTTCAGTTAAAGCATTGGTTCATAATAATGTTGACACTTGTATTTTCACTCCTGGTATAGCTAAGGTTGCCACATTCCTTCGTAGTAAAGGTGTTAAATTGGCCGATCACTACCTTACTAGTGATAATGTTAATTGTATTCAGTTGATTATTGGTGTAGactattttcacaaatttatacATAATCAGTCTAGCACTATGGGTATTTGTACTTTCAGTACAGCTGGTGGTGCCCTCATTTATGGTCCCATGCCTCAGTGGTCTTATGATCAGTCAATGAATATTGTAGCCACCCAGCATGTAATATGTGCACGTGTTGGTGTAATGGACCTCTGTAGTGAGTGTTGTAGCATTTCCAATCTTTGGGAATTGGATGCCATAGGAATAAAGGAGTTTGACCTCTCACCAGAAGAGAGAAGAATGGTTGAACAGTTTGAGCATTCTATTCATAAGGTTAATAACCAGTATGTGGTAAGTTTGCCATTTAAGTCAAGTTGCAGACCACCTACAAATTATCGTATAGCACTTGGACAATTGAAGTCATTGATGGGGAAATTCATTAGTGATCCCTTACTTTGGCACCATTATAGTAGTATTTTGTCTGAGTATTTGAATTTAGGATTTATTGAAAGTGTTCCACCGTCGGAACCAATCAAAGGTCACTACTTGCCTTATCATCATGTAAAGAAGGACTCGAGTACAACCCCAATACGTATTGTATTTAATGCCTCTTTTAAAAGGTCTGGCACTTATTCTCTAAATGAATGTTTACTTACAGGGCCATCTTTGACCACTAAGTTGTTTGAATCACTTCTTGCATTTAGAACCAATCCTTGGGCAGTTATTTCAGACATAAGCAAAGCATTCCTCAGGATTGGGATTGATGAATCATCCCGAGATTGGTGTAGATTCGTTTGGATGACAGACACCACAGACCCCTCAATTATTGTATCATACAGATTTAAGGTTGTATGTTTTGGTGCTACTTGTTCACCTTTCCTTTTGCAAAGTACCTTAAATTATCACTTTAATAACCATTCACACCCATTGGCAAAATCTCTGATGTCTTGcttttatgtagataattttcTGTGTACTTATGAGAATGTTGAACAAATGTTAGCTGACTACCCTGTTATTAATCATATATTAGAGCAGGCAGGTATGCCACTACAGGAATGGGTGTCAAACAGTGCacaatttaatgaatatatttgtgcAGAGAAATTGGTAAATGACAAAAATGGTGTAACTTCAGTGTTAGGAATTAACTGGAACATTTTTTCAGATGTATTAAATGTGAAACCCTGTAGTGTGAATGACTCATCAGTCACCAAACGGTCTATTTTGTCATGCGTAGCAAGTGTCTTTGACCCATTTGGTTTAGTTTCCCCTGTAGTAATTttagggaaaatattaatttcagatttGTGGAAACTAAATTTGAAGTGGGATGAACCAGTCAGCCCAGAGATTATTGAGAGATTTAATAGAGTTAAAGAGCAATTGCTTACAGTTTCTACCATAGAATTTCCTAGATTTGCTGTTTCCCCAGGAAAATGTCAGCTGCATATATTTTGCGACTCCTCTCAAAAGGCCTTTGGTGCAGTTGCATACTCAGTTGATTTGAGTTCCCAGACCAGTAATTTGCTAGTTAGTAAAGCTAGAGTTTGTCCCCAAAAGAAGCTAACCATGCCAAAGTTGGAGCTGACATCGGTAAATATTGGTTGTAAACTGGCAAACACTTTGATGAAAATATCACACCTCAAATTTCAATCTTGTTTTATTTGGAGTGACAGTGAAGTCACTATAGCACGAATCAGGAGTGATAAGTGTCAAGACCCTTATGTAAGAAATAGGGTTAAAGAAATTAGAGACTCAGCATTTCCCATTATGTATGTTAGCTCTAGGGAGAACCCAGCTGACCTTTTGTCCAGAGGTTGTGATATTAAAGTATTGTTGGCTTCTTCTTTGTGGAAGTATGGACCAGATTGGTTGATTAGCGGAGATTATCCTCCTCAAAAGGAGTATTTAGTTGATATGTCATTGAACGTGAGTGTTAATGAGATCATTGCTGAACCAGTAAATGTTATGCCTCCCCATAATTATTAA
- the LOC136840383 gene encoding uncharacterized protein, whose protein sequence is MLLVLKFISIITGYQFPLDPLLYLIRLAQQQHYPGLVAYLFNSNLKVSADIKNFAFQLNLSVDQQNLVRTKGRIQYANLKETAKSPYLLPPQSHLTTLIIRYFHVLNHHCGVSVLLVLLREQFWIPKCRQVVKSIINKCVFCKKVAGKVMANPGPPPLPAERVTLTRPFSCVGIDYTGAICYAEPDSDIQGKAYVCLFTCASVRAVHLELVSSVSASDFLLAFRRFCALYSVPDVIITDNARNFVGFQHFWKEISDEPEVMEHMQNLSVKWKFSVPRAPWKNGFLNV, encoded by the coding sequence ATGCTTTTAGTATTGAAATTTATCAGTATAATAACTGGTTACCAATTTCCACTTGACCCACTGCTTTACTTAATAAGGTTGGCACAGCAGCAACATTATCCTGGTTTAGTAGCATATCTTTTTAACAGTAATCTAAAGGTTTCAGCTGACATTAAGAATTTTGCTTTTCAGTTAAATCTATCTGTGGATCAACAGAACTTAGTGCGCACCAAAGGACGTATCCAGTATGCTAACTTGAAGGAAACTGCAAAGTCACCTTATTTACTCCCACCTCAAAGCCACTTGACTACTCttataataagatattttcatgtACTCAATCATCATTGTGGAGTTTCAGTATTGTTAGTTCTTCTGAGAGAGCAATTTTGGATACCAAAATGTAGACAGGTAGTCAAATCTATTATTAACAAATGTGTGTTTTGTAAGAAGGTTGCTGGTAAGGTTATGGCTAATCCTGGTCCTCCGCCCTTACCAGCAGAGAGAGTCACTTTAACCAGGCCATTTTCTTGTGTTGGTATAGATTATACAGGAGCTATTTGTTATGCTGAACCTGATTCTGATATTCAGGGGAAAgcttatgtgtgtttatttacttgtgcTTCAGTACGTGCAGTACATTTGGAGTTGGTATCATCAGTTTCTGCATCAGACTTTTTGCTAGCCTTTCGCAGGTTTTGTGCATTATATTCAGTGCCCGATGTTATCATTACAGATAATGCCAGAAACTTTGTAGGTTTTCAGCACTTCTGGAAAGAAATAAGTGACGAGCCTGAGGTTATGGAGCATATGCAGAATTTATCTGTTaaatggaagttttctgtaccaAGGGCTCCATGGAAAAATGGGTTTTTGAACGTTTAA